From Nicotiana tabacum cultivar K326 chromosome 15, ASM71507v2, whole genome shotgun sequence, the proteins below share one genomic window:
- the LOC107822435 gene encoding uncharacterized protein LOC107822435 yields the protein MATLSSPPPSLSTLRKSFLSNPPIFPSFRCLVPQIKKTLTLKTLNPNFKTLQSSAVPAAATTSEITLPLKTRLKNGETLYGIFLLSFSPTLAEIAGLAGYDFAVVDMEHGHGGISDALPCLHALAATNTPAILRIPESCATWAKKALDLGPQGIMFPMIDGPKSARKAVSYCRFPPNGIRGSAHTVVRASSYGIDEGYLSNYSDELLIMCQVECTDGIKNIKDIAAVEGVDCIQMGPLDLSASLGYLWDPGHKKVREVMSAAEKGVLKRAPAEGGAYLSGFAMPHDRPEKLKSRGYHMVSGAVDIGLFRNATVEDVKKFKMSVTDGSEDDSDEKDSKDVEEKYWSE from the coding sequence ATGGCCACTCTTTCTTCTCCTCCTCCATCTCTCTCAACTCTGAGAAAATCCTTCCTTTCTAATCCCCCAATTTTCCCTTCCTTCCGTTGTCTAGTTCCGCAAATTAAAAAAACCTTAACCCTCAAAACCCTAAATCCCAACTTCAAAACCCTCCAATCCTCTGCCGTACCCGCCGCCGCCACCACCTCTGAAATCACACTACCCCTCAAAACTCGCCTGAAAAATGGCGAAACCCTCTACGGCATTTTCCTCCTCAGTTTCTCCCCAACTCTCGCCGAAATCGCCGGTCTCGCCGGCTACGACTTCGCCGTCGTCGACATGGAGCACGGCCACGGAGGTATCTCTGACGCCCTCCCCTGCCTCCACGCCTTAGCCGCCACTAACACCCCCGCCATCCTCCGTATCCCGGAATCCTGTGCTACTTGGGCTAAAAAAGCCCTCGATCTCGGCCCGCAAGGTATCATGTTTCCCATGATCGACGGCCCGAAATCAGCCCGAAAGGCCGTGTCTTACTGCCGTTTTCCTCCCAACGGAATCCGCGGATCAGCTCACACTGTTGTTCGGGCCTCGAGCTATGGAATAGACGAAGGGTATCTAAGCAATTATTCCGACGAATTACTAATCATGTGTCAAGTAGAATGCACCGACggtataaaaaatataaaagacatCGCTGCCGTTGAAGGGGTTGATTGCATTCAAATGGGGCCGTTGGATTTAAGTGCGAGTTTAGGGTACTTGTGGGACCCGGGGCATAAGAAGGTGAGGGAAGTAATGAGTGCAGCTGAAAAAGGGGTGTTAAAGCGGGCCCCAGCTGAAGGTGGAGCCTACTTATCTGGATTTGCAATGCCACACGATAGACCTGAGAAGTTGAAATCAAGAGGGTATCATATGGTTTCGGGTGCAGTGGATATTGGCTTGTTTAGAAATGCTACTGTGGAGGATGTTAAGAAGTTTAAGATGAGTGTAACTGATGGTTCTGAAGATGATAGTGATGAAAAAGATAGTAAAGACGTTGAAGAGAAGTATTGGAGTGAATAA